The Drosophila biarmipes strain raj3 chromosome 2L, RU_DBia_V1.1, whole genome shotgun sequence genome has a window encoding:
- the LOC108033332 gene encoding uncharacterized protein LOC108033332, giving the protein MPRVKPTKKLDVLGNLDLRPEDAVGDYISSKQQNKFFVIPPNSDSAGDSIELIYVNNLREHEAMLKLQEEMLSSAKRQSKLNTTRQRNMYKIQERLRKRFIEVNSFIKDCADKKRVAEKTAQAETLYHKELGEGIESFMTQISELKAFREALKATVQEFQPYEKVLDEVVKVSDIFVSPKDCIDRCDALMLAQVEINKLEHQKLVEIESMRQRMVQITNEAALSVLGLKNDLARLERSYNESRVQCLRWEKILATTKDAINNSYMEKERTIDAITNLHRILCRRRDIPFFAARGDFGKLLDSIKNEVEILTEVLKQIESSESAVKQGEARDQTLC; this is encoded by the exons ATGCCACGCGTGAAGCCCACCAAGAAGCTCGATGTCCTGGGAAATCTGGACCTGCGGCCCGAGGATGCCGTGGGCGACTATATAAGCTCGAAGCAGCAAAACAAGTTCTTTGT AATTCCACCCAACTCGGACTCCGCGGGCGATTCCATCGAGTTGATTTACGTGAACAATCTCCGCGAGCACGAGGCCATGCTCAAGCTGCAGGAGGAGATGTTGTCCAGCGCCAAGCGGCAGTCCAAGCTGAACACCACCAGGCAGCGGAACATGTACAAGATCCAGGAGCGGCTGAGGAAGCGCTTCATCGAGGTGAACAGCTTCATCAAGGACTGCGCGGACAAGAAGCGAGTGGCGGAGAAGACCGCCCAGGCAGAGACCCTCTACCACAAGGAACTCGGCGAGGGCATTGAGAGCTTCATGACCCAGATCAGCGAGCTCAAGGCCTTTCGCGAGGCTCTCAAGGCCACCGTGCAGGAGTTCCAGCCCTACGAGAAGGTGCTCGACGAGGTGGTAAAGGTGTCCGACATATTCGTATCCCCGAAGGACTGCATCGATCGCTGCGATGCCCTGA TGCTCGCCCAAGTGGAGATCAACAAACTGGAGCATCAGAAACTGGTCGAGATCGAAAGTATGCGGCAGCGAATGGTGCAGATTACCAATGAGGCGGCTCTTTCGGTGCTGGGTCTCAAAAATGATCTAGCCAGGCTCGAGAGGTCCTACAACGAGTCCAGGGTCCAGTGCCTTAGGTGGGAGAAGATCCTGGCCACTACCAAGGATGCCATCAACAACAGCTATATGGAAAAGGAGCGCACTATAGATGCGATTACCAACCTACATCGGATTCTTTGTCGTCGACGAG ATATACCTTTCTTTGCTGCTCGCGGTGACTTTGGCAAACTCTTAGATTCCATTAAAAACGAAGTGGAGATACTGACTGAAGTTTTGAAGCAGATCGAGTCCTCCGAGTCCGCAGTCAAACAAGGTGAAGCCAGAGATCAAACCCTTTGCTAA
- the LOC108033333 gene encoding uncharacterized protein LOC108033333 — protein sequence MPRRKPTIKTDVIGDLDLNPEVAIDDYRVSRQQDQFFVKPPNWDSAGDTIEMLYIANLREYDAMKRVQSQLLKDAKRQTAMNVQRIRKMYKIQERLRKRFVEVNGFIKDCADKKRSADKSIREETVLHEELTKDIDEFKTAVAELSTFRNALKATVDQFQPYERVLEEVVQVSDIFTSTKDCIDRCDALMLAQVEINKLESQKLNEIEEMRQRMVQITSDAALTVLGLKNDLARLDRSYVNSRSTCLKWEKILSTCKDTTSHYNLDKERMLDGIQILYRMLCKRRDIVPSYHSYEIDHIMTFAMREISLLSAVLQEMEANKGDKVGAGRLC from the exons ATGCCGCGTCGTAAGCCCACCATAAAGACCGATGTGATCGGCGACTTGGACCTCAACCCGGAGGTGGCCATCGACGATTATCGCGTCTCTCGCCAGCAGGATCAGTTTTTCGT AAAACCGCCCAACTGGGACTCCGCCGGGGATACAATTGAAATGCTGTATATAGCCAATCTCCGGGAATACGATGCCATGAAACGGGTGCAGTCGCAACTTCTGAAGGACGCCAAACGCCAGACGGCAATGAATGTGCAGCGCATCCGTAAGATGTACAAAATCCAGGAGCGCCTGCGCAAACGCTTCGTCGAGGTCAACGGCTTCATCAAGGATTGTGCCGACAAGAAGCGCAGCGCCGACAAGTCGATTCGCGAAGAAACCGTTCTCCACGAAGAGCTCACCAAGGACATAGACGAGTTCAAGACCGCCGTGGCCGAGCTGAGCACCTTCCGCAACGCCCTCAAGGCCACAGTCGACCAATTTCAGCCCTATGAAAGGGTTCTGGAGGAGGTGGTACAGGTATCTGATATCTTCACTTCGACAAAGGACTGCATCGATCGCTGCGATGCGCTAA TGCTTGCCCAGGTGGAGATCAACAAGCTGGAGAGCCAGAAACTCAACGAGATCGAGGAGATGCGCCAGCGAATGGTTCAGATCACCAGCGATGCGGCCTTGACCGTCTTGGGTCTCAAAAACGATTTGGCCCGACTGGATCGTTCTTACGTCAACTCGCGGTCCACTTGCCTCAAATGGGAGAAGATCTTGAGCACCTGCAAGGACACCACCTCCCACTACAATCTCGATAAGGAACGCATGCTGGACGGCATCCAGATTCTGTACCGCATGCTTTGCAAGCGCCGCG ATATTGTTCCCAGCTATCACAGCTACGAGATCGATCACATCATGACCTTCGCGATGCGCGAAATCAGTCTGCTTTCCGCGGTCCTCCAGGAGATGGAGGCCAACAAGGGTGATAAGGTCGGCGCCGGGCGTTTGTGCTAA